A region from the Pogoniulus pusillus isolate bPogPus1 chromosome 13, bPogPus1.pri, whole genome shotgun sequence genome encodes:
- the U2SURP gene encoding U2 snRNP-associated SURP motif-containing protein isoform X2 has translation MLQCYHHPKTRKILRRNLLALIHRMIEFVVREGPMFEAMIMNREINNPMFRFLFENQTPAHVYYRWKLYSILQGDAPTKWRTEDFRMFKNGSFWRPPPLNPYLHGMSEEQETEAFVEETNKKGALKEEQRDKLEEILRGLTPRKNDIGDAMVFCLNNAEAAEEIVDCITESLSILKTPLPKKIARLYLVSDVLYNSSAKVANASYYRKFFETKLCQIFSDLNATYRTIQGHLQSENFKQRVMTCFRAWEDWAIYPEPFLIKLQNIFLGLVNIMEDKETEEVPDDLDGAPIEEELDGAPLEDVDGIPIDAAPIDDLDGVPIKSLDDDLDGIPLDTAEDSKKNEPIFKVAPSKWEAVDESELEAQAVTTSKWELFDQHEESEEEEIQNQEEESEDEEDTQSSKSEEQHIYSNPIKEEMPESKSSVKYSEMSEEKRAKLREIELKVMKFQDELESGKRPKKPGQSFQEQVEHYRDKLLQREKEKEMERERDRDKKDKEKSETRSKDKKEKEECTPTRKERKRRHSGSPSPSRSSGSRRAKSPSPKSERSERSHKESSRSRSSHKDSPRDASKKAKRSPSGSRTPKRSRRSRSRSPKKSGKKSRSQSRSPHRSHKKSKKSKH, from the exons GAATTTGCTCGCTTTGATACATCGAATGATAGAGTTTGTGGTACGGGAAGGGCCAATGTTTGAAGCCATGATCATGAACCGAGAAATCAACAATCCAATGTTCAG gtttttatTTGAAAACCAGACTCCAGCCCATGTGTATTATAGATGGAAGCTCTACTCAATTCTTCAG ggagATGCTCCAACCAAGTGGAGGACAGAAGATTTCCGAATGTTCAAGAATGGATCCTTTTGGAGGCCACCACCGTTGAACCCATACCTGCATGGGATGTCAGAAGAGCAAGAAACAGAAGCGTTTGTGGAGGAAACGAACAAGAAGGGTGCACTTAAGGAAGA gcagagggacaAATTAGAGGAAATTCTGCGTGGGTTAACTCCTCGGAAGAACGATATTGGCGATGCGATGGTTTTCTGTCTAAATAACGCGGAGGCTGCTGAAGAAATTGTAGACTGCATTACGGAGTCGTTGTCCATTCTGAAGACTCCTCTTCCAAAGAAG ATTGCAAGATTATATCTCGTGTCGGATGTGTTGTACAACTCTTCAGCTAAAGTTGCCAATGCTTCCTACTATAGAAAATT TTTTGAAACAAAATTATGTCAGATATTCTCTGATCTCAATGCTACTTACCGTACAATACAAGGCCATTTACAGTCTGAAAATTTCAAG CAACGGGTCATGACGTGCTTCCGGGCATGGGAAGACTGGGCAATCTATCCAGAACCATTTCTCATCAAGCTACAGAATATTTTCTTGGGGCTTGTAAATATCATGGAAGATAAAGAAACAGAG GAAGTACCAGATGATCTTGATGGAGCTCCCATTGAGGAAGAGCTTGACGGTGCGCCACTAGAAGATGTGGATGGAATTCCCATCGATGCTGCTCCCATTGATGATCTTGATGGAGTCCCAATTAAATCACTGGATGATGATCTGGATGGCATTCCTT TGGATACAGCTGAAGACTCAAAAAAGAACGAGCCTATATTTAAAGTTGCCCCTTCAAAGTGGGAAGCAGTGGATGAATCAGAGCTGGAAGCTCAAG CTGTTACTACTTCTAAGTGGGAGCTTTTTGATCAACATGAAGaatctgaagaagaggaaattcAAAA CCAAGAAGAAGAaagtgaagatgaggaagatACACAGAGTTCCAAGTCAGAAGAACAGCACATATATTCCAATCCCATTAAAGAAGAAATGCCTGAATCCAAGTCCTCAGTCAAATATTCAGAAATGAGTGAAGAAAAGCGTGCCAAACTCCGAGAGATAGAG CTTAAGGTAATGAAGTTTCAGGATGAGTTAGAGTCTGGAAAAAGACCCAAGAAACCAGGCCAGAGTTTTCAGGAACAGGTTGAACACTATAGAGACAAGCTGCTCCAGAGG gaaaaagaaaaagagatggaAAGAGAACGGGACAGAGACAAAAAGGACAAGGAAAAATCTGAAACCAGGTCCAAAgataagaaggaaaaggaggaatgtACACCAACAAGAAAAGAGAG GAAAAGACGACACAGTggttcccccagcccctctcgcagcagtggcagcagaagaGCGAAATCTCCGTCACCAAAGTCGGAACGCTCCGAGCGCTCCCACAAAGAGAGTTCCCGATCTCGGTCATCACATAAAGATTCTCCCAGAGATGCTAGCAAGAAAGCCAAAAG GTCACCATCTGGCTCCAGGACACCCAAAAGATCAAGAAGATCACGATCCAGATCCCCTAAAAAGTCAGGGAAAAAGTCCAGGTCTCAGTCCCGTTCTCCTCACAGATCTCACAAGAagtcaaagaaaagcaaacactga